In Leptospira stimsonii, one DNA window encodes the following:
- a CDS encoding UDP-N-acetylmuramoyl-L-alanyl-D-glutamate--2,6-diaminopimelate ligase → MKLTQLLHEFPELKLRSVPKEKSSEGIELGYIQSDSRKTNLEDIFCVSDSLNSKKEEYISNTKASVILIRNSSSIVIPDSKIVLETEIDPEQLQGRIASFLLGHPSKELEIVAVTGTNGKTSLTNILFALAKEQGRNCGLIGTIGVKFGDRLIDTGYTTPDASSLNLILKEMKEQGVDTVFMEASSHGLKLGRMNGISLKAGVFTNLTQDHLDFHPNMEDYFESKFRLFEILDSFPSSFAVLDYISPGGKELLEKIQSRLPSLQASALDGPRGEWKVEGPSLNLQGTSYTLTEGGHSHLIHTNLLGSFNVRNTALAWITGIRLGLDPQKMSSSLERVPQIPGRFQIVYSKDRSRMAVVDYAHTPDALENIIRSVRDSKPKQLITLFGCGGDRDRTKRPKMARIAEELSDQVILTSDNPRTEEPESILDEIQTGFSKGFVPLLREVDRAKAIAEGVAVLPEGGCLLVAGKGHEEYQIIGKEKRHFSDVEQVQKAFGLF, encoded by the coding sequence ATGAAGTTAACCCAGCTTCTCCATGAATTTCCTGAACTCAAACTAAGATCCGTTCCCAAGGAAAAATCTTCCGAAGGAATCGAACTCGGTTATATCCAATCCGATTCTCGAAAGACAAACTTAGAAGATATCTTCTGCGTCTCCGATTCTCTAAATTCCAAAAAAGAAGAATATATTTCCAATACGAAGGCTTCCGTGATCTTGATTCGGAACTCTTCTTCGATCGTAATTCCGGATTCTAAGATCGTTTTAGAAACCGAAATCGATCCCGAACAACTCCAAGGCAGAATCGCTTCCTTTCTTCTCGGTCATCCTTCGAAAGAGTTGGAGATTGTCGCTGTCACCGGAACGAACGGAAAGACTTCTCTTACGAACATTCTTTTCGCATTAGCGAAAGAACAGGGACGCAACTGCGGTTTGATTGGGACGATTGGTGTCAAATTCGGAGATCGACTGATCGACACGGGTTATACGACGCCGGACGCTTCTTCTCTCAATCTGATTCTCAAGGAAATGAAGGAACAGGGAGTGGACACCGTTTTTATGGAAGCGAGTTCTCACGGTCTCAAGCTCGGAAGGATGAACGGAATTTCTCTGAAGGCGGGCGTCTTCACCAATCTTACACAAGACCATCTCGACTTTCATCCGAATATGGAAGATTATTTTGAAAGTAAGTTTCGTCTTTTTGAAATTTTGGATTCTTTCCCTTCTTCGTTTGCCGTTCTCGATTATATTTCACCGGGTGGAAAAGAGCTTTTGGAAAAAATCCAATCGCGCCTTCCGAGTTTACAAGCGAGTGCGTTAGACGGTCCTCGCGGAGAATGGAAGGTCGAGGGTCCGTCCTTGAATCTTCAAGGCACTTCCTATACTTTGACGGAGGGCGGGCATTCTCATCTGATCCATACGAATCTTCTGGGTTCGTTTAACGTTCGCAATACGGCCCTTGCTTGGATTACCGGAATCAGGCTCGGCTTGGACCCTCAAAAGATGTCTTCTTCTTTGGAAAGAGTTCCGCAGATCCCCGGACGTTTCCAAATCGTCTACAGCAAGGACCGTTCTCGAATGGCAGTGGTCGATTACGCTCATACGCCGGACGCTCTGGAAAATATTATCCGAAGTGTCCGAGATTCGAAACCGAAACAACTGATCACTCTCTTCGGTTGTGGGGGAGATCGGGACCGTACCAAACGTCCGAAGATGGCGCGGATCGCGGAAGAACTTTCGGATCAGGTCATTCTTACCTCTGATAATCCGAGGACAGAGGAGCCGGAGTCGATCTTGGATGAAATTCAAACCGGCTTTTCCAAAGGTTTTGTTCCGCTCCTGAGAGAAGTGGACCGGGCTAAGGCGATCGCGGAAGGTGTGGCGGTTTTGCCGGAAGGCGGTTGTCTACTGGTCGCAGGAAAGGGGCACGAAGAATACCAGATCATCGGAAAGGAAAAACGTCACTTCAGCGACGTCGAGCAGGTTCAAAAAGCCTTCGGTCTTTTTTAA
- a CDS encoding rhodanese-like domain-containing protein, with translation MNHQIKNRKGFLLKRKSILSILIIGLIFQIFCAKTKEATDKNKVGEWISGNALVVDVRTPQEFESGHYTNAVNIPLDQISSRLEEFGPLDRKIVLYCRSGRRSQEGLKTLQSKGYSNVLNAGGLTDLP, from the coding sequence ATGAACCATCAAATTAAAAATCGAAAAGGATTCTTGTTAAAACGGAAGTCGATTCTTTCCATCCTGATCATCGGATTGATCTTTCAGATTTTCTGTGCAAAGACAAAAGAAGCAACGGATAAAAATAAGGTCGGAGAATGGATTTCCGGGAACGCACTCGTTGTGGATGTTCGAACTCCGCAGGAATTCGAAAGCGGTCATTATACGAATGCAGTGAACATTCCTCTGGATCAGATTTCTTCTCGCCTTGAAGAATTCGGTCCACTCGATCGTAAGATCGTCTTGTACTGTCGTTCGGGTCGCCGCAGTCAGGAAGGCCTCAAGACGCTTCAATCCAAAGGTTATTCCAACGTTCTCAACGCGGGCGGTTTGACGGATCTTCCTTAG
- a CDS encoding putative signal transducing protein, with the protein MEPFEREQDDSDGFSARFETSDPILLSIVKSFLDANGIHYFVTGEELFFLEGAAVPAASHCAIVYLMDQDYPILKEFLERENH; encoded by the coding sequence ATGGAACCCTTTGAAAGAGAACAAGACGATTCGGACGGATTTTCGGCCAGATTTGAGACCTCCGATCCGATTTTACTTTCAATCGTAAAATCGTTTTTGGACGCGAACGGGATCCACTACTTTGTCACCGGCGAGGAATTATTTTTCCTCGAAGGAGCCGCGGTTCCCGCGGCGTCCCACTGCGCGATCGTTTATCTGATGGATCAGGACTACCCGATCTTGAAAGAGTTTTTAGAAAGAGAGAATCATTGA
- a CDS encoding menaquinone biosynthetic enzyme MqnA/MqnD family protein — protein MKIGIVKHLNARPLTWGFEKDSKNRIVPDNPALLKDYLLKGEIDLGLISSIECIRNREILNAYQTTGVCAREKVRSILFFKNLKEEYPPKVILTDNGSKTSMALVRVLVHEESGKIPDVIPTDSKIIQEQIENGIGSHMLFGDNALLAKWNAEFYEVRDLARWWNQITDLGFIFALWASKKPLQVEESLLIQSLEYGITHIEEIISQESRLPETVVREYLTKELHYRVTEEDRKGFLLFGEKCKDLDLL, from the coding sequence TTGAAAATAGGAATCGTTAAACATCTAAATGCAAGACCCTTAACATGGGGTTTCGAAAAGGATTCAAAGAACCGAATCGTTCCCGATAACCCGGCACTACTCAAAGACTATTTATTGAAAGGCGAGATCGACTTAGGTTTAATTTCTTCGATAGAATGTATTCGAAATCGGGAAATTCTCAACGCGTATCAAACCACCGGAGTTTGTGCCAGAGAAAAGGTTCGATCCATTCTTTTCTTTAAGAATTTAAAGGAGGAATACCCTCCCAAGGTCATTCTTACCGATAACGGTTCCAAAACGAGCATGGCTTTGGTCCGGGTTTTGGTTCACGAGGAATCCGGAAAGATCCCGGATGTGATCCCGACCGATTCTAAAATCATTCAAGAACAAATCGAAAACGGAATCGGCTCGCATATGCTTTTTGGAGACAATGCTCTATTAGCAAAATGGAATGCGGAATTTTACGAAGTCCGCGACCTGGCCCGGTGGTGGAACCAGATCACGGATCTCGGTTTCATCTTCGCGCTCTGGGCGAGCAAAAAACCGCTCCAAGTAGAGGAATCACTTTTGATACAATCTTTGGAATACGGAATCACTCATATCGAAGAAATCATTTCGCAAGAATCTCGACTTCCGGAAACGGTCGTGAGAGAATATCTGACAAAGGAACTTCATTACAGGGTAACGGAAGAAGATCGAAAAGGTTTTCTTCTTTTTGGGGAAAAGTGCAAGGACCTCGATCTTTTGTAG
- a CDS encoding acyl-CoA thioesterase, with amino-acid sequence MGKNIRKEEFDFYHPLRVRYAESDPQGIVFNANYLTYFDVAITEYFRNCGLPYGELNSKFQADFHVIHCEIDYKSPARFDEEIQIYLKGSVSGVKVFWDLAIFRESELLCSGKLVYACVDSKSGSLKKVDSELATFLKWTPKVSSSQET; translated from the coding sequence ATGGGAAAGAACATTAGAAAAGAAGAATTCGATTTTTACCATCCCTTGAGAGTGCGTTACGCGGAGTCCGATCCGCAAGGGATCGTCTTCAACGCGAATTATCTGACCTACTTCGACGTGGCGATCACAGAATATTTTCGAAACTGCGGACTTCCTTACGGAGAATTGAACTCTAAATTTCAAGCGGACTTTCACGTAATCCACTGTGAAATCGACTACAAGAGTCCGGCCCGTTTTGACGAAGAAATTCAAATTTACTTGAAGGGAAGCGTATCGGGTGTAAAAGTTTTTTGGGACCTCGCTATTTTTCGGGAAAGTGAATTACTCTGTTCCGGAAAACTCGTTTACGCTTGTGTAGATTCCAAATCGGGAAGCCTAAAAAAAGTCGATTCGGAACTTGCAACTTTTCTAAAGTGGACTCCGAAAGTTTCATCCTCACAGGAAACGTGA
- a CDS encoding CheR family methyltransferase translates to MTDIQSGLNAISDEDFQFVKSLMYKETGIFLADHKKIMVQSRLNGRARHFGLKTVSDYIGRLRADHAFFSSELTELINRITTNKTDFYRENHHFEFLRDTFFPSVEEKAAKNGKKILRIWSSACSTGEEPYTIAMTCLEYFAFKPGWDIKIYASDIDTNVINTAKEGIYREERLLPVDEKLKNKYFIKVRDSERDEITYHAKPELKTLIDFRKVNLLETPYPIPDKLDCIFCRNVIIYFDKPTQKKIFENFEKVLKDRGLLIIGHSETLFGISESYKFLGHTIYQKKPVV, encoded by the coding sequence ATGACAGATATTCAGTCCGGCCTGAACGCGATTTCCGATGAAGATTTTCAATTCGTAAAATCTCTTATGTACAAAGAGACAGGAATTTTTTTGGCGGACCATAAGAAGATTATGGTCCAATCCCGCCTCAACGGACGAGCGAGGCATTTCGGCTTAAAAACGGTTTCCGATTATATCGGTAGACTTCGGGCCGATCACGCCTTTTTTAGCAGTGAACTCACGGAACTCATCAACAGAATCACAACGAACAAGACCGACTTTTATCGGGAAAATCATCACTTCGAATTTCTGAGAGATACCTTTTTTCCGTCTGTCGAAGAGAAGGCCGCGAAGAACGGGAAAAAAATCCTTAGAATTTGGTCTAGCGCGTGTTCGACGGGAGAAGAACCGTATACGATCGCGATGACTTGTCTCGAATACTTCGCCTTCAAACCGGGGTGGGATATCAAGATCTACGCGTCGGATATCGATACCAACGTGATCAATACCGCGAAAGAAGGAATTTACAGAGAGGAACGCCTTCTCCCCGTTGACGAAAAGTTAAAGAACAAATATTTTATCAAGGTCAGGGATTCCGAACGAGACGAGATTACCTATCATGCGAAACCGGAACTCAAGACTCTGATCGATTTTAGAAAGGTGAATCTTTTGGAAACTCCGTATCCGATTCCGGATAAGCTGGACTGCATTTTTTGTAGAAACGTAATCATCTACTTCGACAAGCCGACTCAGAAGAAAATATTCGAAAACTTCGAAAAGGTTCTGAAAGACAGAGGGCTTTTGATCATAGGACATTCGGAAACGTTATTCGGCATTTCGGAAAGTTACAAGTTCTTAGGACACACGATCTATCAGAAAAAGCCGGTCGTCTAA
- the mraY gene encoding phospho-N-acetylmuramoyl-pentapeptide-transferase: MFYYLYDLYFNHLDSLRIFSYVTFRALMAGLTSMLVTFWFGHRVIDFLYGLKFRESVRDDGPKSHEAKKGTPTMGGLLIIGSLLLSVLLWGNLKNPNIVLLAVFSLFFSALGFADDYMKSVKKIKGGMRARTKFLLSILISLGFCILFFYYTGHTPPGHSGKIPFQLTDLFFPFVKGPVLALGLLAIPFSIIVIIGSSHAVNLTDGLDGLATGTVAIAVVTLGIIAYFSGTPIVANYLNIPYLPGAHEYSVFLSALAGALLGFLWFNAHPAQVFMGDTGSLFLGATLGMVVILLKKEILLLILGAIFVSEALSVILQVGSFKLTGKRIFKMAPLHHHFELGGLKETKIVIRFWIIAVILAIISLSTLKIQ, encoded by the coding sequence ATGTTTTATTATCTCTACGATCTTTACTTCAACCATCTGGATTCCCTTCGTATTTTTAGTTACGTTACGTTTCGCGCTTTGATGGCGGGATTGACTTCGATGTTGGTTACGTTCTGGTTCGGTCATCGTGTGATCGACTTTTTATACGGACTCAAGTTCAGAGAGTCCGTTCGGGACGACGGCCCGAAATCCCACGAAGCGAAAAAAGGGACGCCAACGATGGGAGGTCTTCTGATCATCGGTTCTCTTCTTCTTTCCGTTCTCCTTTGGGGGAATCTTAAAAATCCGAACATCGTGTTGCTCGCCGTTTTTTCTCTCTTTTTCTCCGCTCTCGGTTTCGCGGACGATTATATGAAATCGGTTAAAAAAATCAAAGGCGGGATGCGTGCGCGAACCAAGTTTCTTCTTTCGATTCTGATTTCTCTCGGATTTTGTATATTATTCTTTTATTATACGGGTCATACTCCTCCGGGACATTCCGGTAAAATTCCCTTCCAACTGACGGATTTGTTTTTTCCCTTCGTGAAAGGACCTGTTCTTGCTCTCGGACTTCTTGCGATTCCTTTTTCGATCATTGTGATCATCGGTTCTTCTCACGCCGTGAATTTGACGGACGGACTCGACGGACTCGCGACCGGGACCGTTGCGATCGCCGTTGTTACGTTAGGAATCATCGCTTATTTTTCGGGAACCCCGATCGTCGCGAACTATCTCAACATTCCTTATCTCCCTGGCGCTCACGAATATTCGGTATTCTTATCCGCGCTTGCCGGAGCCCTTCTCGGATTTCTCTGGTTCAACGCGCATCCCGCGCAGGTTTTTATGGGAGACACGGGTTCTCTTTTTTTAGGGGCGACTTTGGGTATGGTCGTGATCCTTTTGAAGAAGGAGATTCTTCTTTTGATTCTGGGAGCGATCTTTGTCAGCGAAGCTCTTTCCGTGATTCTTCAAGTGGGTTCTTTTAAACTTACGGGAAAAAGAATCTTCAAGATGGCTCCTCTGCATCATCACTTTGAATTGGGAGGATTGAAAGAGACCAAGATCGTAATTCGATTTTGGATCATCGCGGTCATCCTCGCGATCATCTCCTTATCGACTCTCAAAATCCAATGA
- the rsmH gene encoding 16S rRNA (cytosine(1402)-N(4))-methyltransferase RsmH, translating to MEPVHYSVQGKDILRIFQENFSKEESILFLDGTAGEGGHSLLFLQEFPNSKVILCDRDSVMLSRASERLSEFKERVIPIETNFSDINSELLKTHGVEEGPQGILLDLGISTFHLFHSGRGFSFRESEPLDMRLSPDRGLSAEDVLNTYPKDKLLNIFYTYGEERWSKKIAEVIIDRRKHNPITTSGELAELISKIIPRKFWPPGRHPATRIFQALRIEVNQELSHIETGLKSLLDLLRKDGVIQVISFHSLEDRIVKNALRDYAKENGFTLLTKKPILPSEDETRENPASRSAKLRVLKKTKSVDKKYRKEDFEEEEESDV from the coding sequence TTGGAACCGGTTCACTATTCAGTTCAAGGAAAGGATATTCTCCGGATCTTTCAGGAGAATTTTTCAAAAGAAGAATCCATTCTTTTCTTAGATGGAACCGCCGGTGAAGGCGGACATAGTCTTCTCTTCTTACAAGAATTTCCCAATTCGAAAGTCATTCTCTGCGATCGGGATTCGGTCATGTTATCTCGTGCGAGCGAGCGTCTTTCCGAATTCAAAGAAAGAGTGATTCCGATCGAAACAAACTTTTCGGATATCAACTCGGAACTTTTAAAAACGCACGGCGTGGAAGAGGGTCCCCAAGGAATTCTTCTGGATCTTGGAATTTCCACGTTCCATCTTTTTCATTCCGGAAGAGGTTTTAGTTTTCGAGAATCCGAACCGCTCGACATGAGACTTTCTCCGGATAGGGGCTTGAGCGCGGAAGATGTTCTCAACACGTATCCAAAGGACAAACTCTTAAATATTTTTTATACATACGGCGAAGAACGTTGGTCCAAAAAAATCGCCGAAGTGATCATCGATCGAAGAAAACACAATCCGATCACAACTTCCGGAGAATTGGCCGAACTCATTTCCAAAATCATTCCTCGAAAGTTTTGGCCACCGGGAAGACATCCGGCGACTCGGATCTTTCAAGCGCTTCGTATCGAAGTCAACCAAGAACTCTCTCATATCGAAACCGGTCTGAAGTCTCTTCTCGATCTTTTACGAAAAGACGGAGTGATTCAAGTGATCTCGTTTCATTCTCTCGAAGATCGAATCGTAAAAAATGCGCTCCGAGATTATGCGAAGGAAAACGGTTTTACTCTTCTTACAAAAAAACCGATTCTTCCTTCCGAAGACGAAACGAGGGAGAATCCGGCCTCCCGTTCCGCAAAATTGAGAGTGCTCAAAAAAACGAAATCGGTCGATAAGAAATATAGAAAGGAAGATTTCGAGGAAGAGGAAGAATCAGATGTCTAA
- a CDS encoding HIT family protein gives MEESNSTQWDEPRKNLFSIHKLDYARGKRPEVDCILCGICRKDPDVPNLTVSETDHTIVSVNLYPYNPGHLMIFPKRHILAYEEMTAQEALEIHEGASKAIRILKKLWNVQGFNLGYNIGKNAGGSIPHIHQHIVPRFPNEAGFLDVLANSRIVIYEPYEMQKEWIRIWKEFS, from the coding sequence ATGGAAGAATCCAATTCTACTCAATGGGACGAACCCAGGAAAAATCTTTTTTCCATTCACAAACTGGATTACGCAAGAGGAAAAAGGCCCGAAGTAGATTGTATTCTTTGCGGAATCTGTAGAAAAGATCCGGACGTTCCCAATCTTACCGTCTCCGAAACCGATCACACGATCGTTTCCGTAAATTTATATCCGTACAATCCCGGTCATTTGATGATCTTTCCAAAAAGACATATCCTCGCTTACGAAGAGATGACCGCACAGGAAGCTCTGGAAATTCACGAAGGCGCTTCCAAGGCGATTCGGATTCTTAAAAAACTTTGGAACGTCCAAGGATTCAATCTTGGTTACAATATCGGGAAAAACGCAGGCGGTTCGATTCCGCATATCCACCAGCATATCGTCCCGAGGTTTCCGAACGAGGCCGGCTTTTTGGACGTATTAGCAAATTCAAGAATTGTAATCTACGAACCCTACGAAATGCAGAAGGAATGGATTCGGATCTGGAAAGAATTTTCGTAA
- a CDS encoding STAS domain-containing protein: protein MVFNEKVYISLKLNDLTLEHEELRNYLNSFLKEDPTCIVLDFSNIEVISSVALGVLLSFVNRVRSLGIDVETVHVSHRLKQILKLVSLDRVFGAL from the coding sequence ATGGTTTTCAATGAGAAAGTTTACATATCTTTAAAATTGAACGACCTAACTTTGGAACACGAGGAACTAAGAAATTATCTCAATTCCTTTCTGAAAGAGGATCCAACTTGCATCGTTCTCGACTTCTCCAATATAGAGGTCATTTCTTCCGTGGCCTTGGGAGTGTTGCTGAGCTTTGTAAATCGGGTTCGTAGTTTGGGAATCGACGTGGAAACGGTACATGTTTCTCATCGTCTAAAGCAAATTTTGAAACTTGTATCTCTTGACAGAGTTTTCGGTGCTCTATAA